The nucleotide window CAACACCTGTGCATATACGACATTATGAGGGGTTGTTTGCGACAACTTTAAGTTGTAAGTTTACCAATAAATTTTAGCATGAAAAATGTCTCTATCATAATACCTCGCGGACACTTTAGTATGGTAAATCTTGAAGGCACCCATCATATGTTTTCATGGGTTAATGGATTCCTTCATGGTAAGGGAAAAAAACCTTTGTTCAAAATTCAAATGGTTGGTCTCGATAATGAAGCAACACAACAACATGGACTATATACTGTAAAGCCACAATTATTGATTGACCAGGTTGAAAAACAAGATATTATTGTTTTACCAGCAATTCATGGAAAATTTGAAACTGTATTCAATCAAAATAAGGAACTTTTGCCATGGCTTAAAGAGCAATATAAAAAAGGCTCAGAAATTGTAACCATGTGTGTCGGTTCATTTGTATTGGCTGAAAGTGGTCTTTTGGATGGAAAGACTTGCTCTACACATTGGCAATATGCAAATGAGTTTAAAAATAGATATCCCAAGGTCCATTTAATGGATGACAAAATAATTACCGACGATCAAGGAATTTATACGAGCGGGGGCGCCTATTCGTTTACAAACCTTCTCATTTATCTTATAGAAAAGTTTGCAGGTCGGGAAATCGCATTAATAGCATCTAAGGGATTTATGGTCGACATAGATCGTGAGAGCCAATCGCCTTTCATTATGTTTAAGGGTCAAAAATCTCATGAGGATTTGGAAATATTGAAAGCACAAAATTATATAGAAGCCCATTTTGAAGATAAATTAACCGTTGATGAGCTTTGTGAAATGCTAAATATTTCAAGAAGAACCTTTGAAAGACGTTTCAAAAAGGCTACCTCCAATACAATCTTAGAATACATTCAAAGAGTAAAGATTGAAGCTGCGAAAAAAGATTTAGAACGCGGACAGAAAACCGTCAATGAAGTGATGTTCAACGTGGGATATTCAGACACTAAAGCTTTTAGGGAAACTTTCCGGAAAATTACGGGGATGACCCCAATTAGTTATCGAGAAAAATTTGCGATGGCTTAATAGTCCACATCTTCCAATGTTTTTGCAATACCTCTTGGTCTATAAATTTCATGGATTAGAAAAGAAACGTCGGTTTCGCCGATATTCACCGCATAATCACTTGCAGGTCCGCTCATAAATCCCGTGCCCTCTTTAAATTCCATTTCAACAGGATCACTACCATTAAAACTCAATTTTAAAGTCCCTCCTTTTAAAACATATACCGTATGGTCAGGGTGCTGATGTAAAGCCATAGAATCTCCAGGTTTTATTGTTGATGTGTACATTTGAACCAAAAGGGTATCAACGAATAATTGGTTTATAAAAGGTTTACCGACTGTAAGAGGATCTAATTCTTTTTTAAATTTAAAGGAATATGTTGTATCCACTAGCATGGGTACATTATTTCCTTCTTTGGTTTCAATTACCTCCTCAGTTTCCACTTTTTGCTGGCAATTAGTAAAATTGAGAACTAAACCAAAAAAGATTAAACTGACTAATGTAAATAGAGATCTTTTCATTTTTTAAAGGTTGTTGGTTAGAACCTAAAAGATACTAAATTCTGAAATACAATAAGTTAGATATTATTTCTATTTCGTCAAATTGACATTTCCAAGTCAAATTGCATTCATTTAATGATCAATTTTTACTATTCCAGCGGTAGCAAAATTTTATTTGAATTTTATTTTAGAACTTTAAAAAATGGAATATGAATTATTCATATTTTGGATCGTTAATTAATCCTTCATTAAAATGCGTAAGTTTTTCTTTCTATTCTTTTTGCTAATAAGTTCATCATACTCTTTTGCACAAAAACAAGTATATGAGTTAAGAACCTATGAATTGGAATTTTTTAGATCTGGGGATGTATTACACAATTATTTAAAAGATGCCCTTATACCAGCATTAAATCGACAAGGTATCGACCCAATCGGCGCATTTGAAGAAACAAGTGAAAGTTTACCAAAAAAAATCTATGTTCTTATACCTTACAAGAATATCCAAACCTTTCTAGACAGTAAAGAGTTAATTGAAAAAGACCAGAAGTTTTTAGCTGATGCCAAAGAATATATAAATGCCAGTGAAACGATTATTCCTTTTAATAACTATACAACCAATCTAATTAAATCCTCCAAGGGGTTTCCTGAAATTAAAGTCCCAAATGAAAATGCACAACTATTCGAATTAAGAATTTATAACAGTCATAATGAGGATGCCCTTCGGAGAAAAGTTAAAATGTTTGATGACAGTGAGTTTGGTATTTTTGTAGATGTAGACTTACCGATGGTGTTTTTCGGTTCTGATATTGCAGGCACACATATGCCCTCATTAACATATCTATTGGCGTTTAAAGACATCGATCACCATAAACAAGCTTGGTCTAAATTTGGTCAACACCCAGAATGGATAAGAATTACCAAATTAGAGGAATATGCAAATGCCATGAACGACATCACTAGAGTGTTTTTAAAGCCTCTATCTTATTCTCAACTTTAATCTGGTTAGAACCCAATAGCACCTCCATTAACGCTAGAAACATCAGAAGCTCCAAAATAGGCTTGTAATTCCTCGCTATAAAGAATGCCCATCAATTCTCCCAGATTACTTCGAGAATTAAGAGTATGACCCATTTCTTCTAAAATTTTTCGGGTATCAGGTGACATCAAATCCTTCTCATACATAATTACATCCGGCATCCATTGATGATGAATCTTCATAACATTAATTGCATCCTCAATAGGCATTTTATAACCAATTGCACCAACAATGGTTTGGAATACAGTATTAATAATGGTCCTTCCCCCAGGTGTACCGATAACCATAAAAGGCTTGTCATCTTTGGTAAGTATCGTCGGTGTCATACTAGACAACATACGTTTATTAGGAGCAATTACATTTGGCTGTGTTCCTATCATCCAACCTGAAGTCACACCAGGTTTAGGATTGAAATCTCCCATTTCATTGTTGAATATGAAACCTAATTTTGGGGACCCTAATTTTGAGCCATACCCCTGCTCAAGAGTATAAGTTAAACTAACTGCATTTCCTTGCTTATCAACCACCGATAAATGTGTGGTTTGTTCACTCTCATATGCTTGAGCAAAATTAATTGAATCGCTAACTGAAGCTCTCTCTAGATCAATACTATCAAATAACGCTTTGGCGTAATCCTTTGAAATTAATTTTTCAATTGGCATGTCTGGATTCAAATCTGGATCTCCCAAATATTCAGCTCTATTAGCATAAGCTCGTCTCATTACCTCAGCCATAATATGAACATATTCATGAGAATTAAACTCAATGGAATTTAAATCTGCCTGTTCTATCATGTTAAGCATTTGAACAAGAGTTATACCACCAGAAGATGGTGGCGGCATAGAATATACCTTGAAGCCCTTATAATAACCTTCAATCGGTTTACGCTCTATAGCCTCATAGTTCAACAAATCCTCCTCAGTAATAAGCCCCCCATTAGCAGCCATAAAAGCCGCTATTTCTTTTGCTACCGTCCCCTTATAAAATCCATCTTTGCCTTTATCCCTAATATATTTTAGGGTTCTGGCCAATTCTGGTTGAGTCCAAATATCGTGGGGTTCCACCAAATTTCCGTTGGCATCATCGAAATAGTGTTTAATAAACAAAAACTTAGAATCTTCAAAATCATCAGAATCCTTGAGGTAATTACCATAACTATAGATGTTCCATGGCATAGGAAATCCTTTTTTGGCAAGATCAATAGCAGGTTGTACTAATTTCTTCCAAGGAAGTTTACCGTATTTCTGATGGGCTAGATATAAACCCGCTACTGTTCCCGGAGTTCCGACAGCTGCTAAGGTCGTTCTATAATTTTCCAGCAAATCACCATCTTTATTTGTAAACATATCGACCCTTGCAGCTGCAGGTGCCTTTTCCCTAAAATCTATCGTTGTAGCCAATCCATTTTGCTGCTTATAAACAATAAAACCACCTCCACCAATATTTCCTGCAGTTGGATGAGTAACCGCTAAGGCAAATGCCGTTGCAATGCTGGCATCAATTGCGTTACCTCCCTTTTTCAGAATCTCTACTCCAACTTCAGAGGCAATTTGATTTGAACTTACAACCATCCCATTCTTACCATAATTTTGGGCATATGTAATAATAAACCCATGTAGAAACAATAAAAGAAAACCAAGGAACCTGTTATTTAAATACATATAACCAAAAAAAGTATTAGAGGAAAACTTCTTAAAACATTAATCGCTCTTATTGAACGACTAACAGGCAAATAAATAAATTTTAAATTCAATTAGTTATTAATTTATATATATGATATGCCAATATTGTCCATATCACTACAATAACCAAAGCAAATCGCCAATTCTTTTTAAGACTGATCTTCCTAATCTCAGCTTGTTCCCGGCAATAAGCCATAACTTCTTTAGGAACTAACCTTGTAATAAGAGAAATTAGTAAGGGAATAATAATTAGGTCATCAAGTAGTCCCAGAATTGGAATAAAATCAGGAATTAAATCAATTGGACTTAAAGCATAACC belongs to Aegicerativicinus sediminis and includes:
- a CDS encoding NIPSNAP family protein; the protein is MRKFFFLFFLLISSSYSFAQKQVYELRTYELEFFRSGDVLHNYLKDALIPALNRQGIDPIGAFEETSESLPKKIYVLIPYKNIQTFLDSKELIEKDQKFLADAKEYINASETIIPFNNYTTNLIKSSKGFPEIKVPNENAQLFELRIYNSHNEDALRRKVKMFDDSEFGIFVDVDLPMVFFGSDIAGTHMPSLTYLLAFKDIDHHKQAWSKFGQHPEWIRITKLEEYANAMNDITRVFLKPLSYSQL
- the ggt gene encoding gamma-glutamyltransferase, which codes for MYLNNRFLGFLLLFLHGFIITYAQNYGKNGMVVSSNQIASEVGVEILKKGGNAIDASIATAFALAVTHPTAGNIGGGGFIVYKQQNGLATTIDFREKAPAAARVDMFTNKDGDLLENYRTTLAAVGTPGTVAGLYLAHQKYGKLPWKKLVQPAIDLAKKGFPMPWNIYSYGNYLKDSDDFEDSKFLFIKHYFDDANGNLVEPHDIWTQPELARTLKYIRDKGKDGFYKGTVAKEIAAFMAANGGLITEEDLLNYEAIERKPIEGYYKGFKVYSMPPPSSGGITLVQMLNMIEQADLNSIEFNSHEYVHIMAEVMRRAYANRAEYLGDPDLNPDMPIEKLISKDYAKALFDSIDLERASVSDSINFAQAYESEQTTHLSVVDKQGNAVSLTYTLEQGYGSKLGSPKLGFIFNNEMGDFNPKPGVTSGWMIGTQPNVIAPNKRMLSSMTPTILTKDDKPFMVIGTPGGRTIINTVFQTIVGAIGYKMPIEDAINVMKIHHQWMPDVIMYEKDLMSPDTRKILEEMGHTLNSRSNLGELMGILYSEELQAYFGASDVSSVNGGAIGF
- a CDS encoding cupin domain-containing protein gives rise to the protein MKRSLFTLVSLIFFGLVLNFTNCQQKVETEEVIETKEGNNVPMLVDTTYSFKFKKELDPLTVGKPFINQLFVDTLLVQMYTSTIKPGDSMALHQHPDHTVYVLKGGTLKLSFNGSDPVEMEFKEGTGFMSGPASDYAVNIGETDVSFLIHEIYRPRGIAKTLEDVDY
- a CDS encoding GlxA family transcriptional regulator, with the protein product MKNVSIIIPRGHFSMVNLEGTHHMFSWVNGFLHGKGKKPLFKIQMVGLDNEATQQHGLYTVKPQLLIDQVEKQDIIVLPAIHGKFETVFNQNKELLPWLKEQYKKGSEIVTMCVGSFVLAESGLLDGKTCSTHWQYANEFKNRYPKVHLMDDKIITDDQGIYTSGGAYSFTNLLIYLIEKFAGREIALIASKGFMVDIDRESQSPFIMFKGQKSHEDLEILKAQNYIEAHFEDKLTVDELCEMLNISRRTFERRFKKATSNTILEYIQRVKIEAAKKDLERGQKTVNEVMFNVGYSDTKAFRETFRKITGMTPISYREKFAMA
- a CDS encoding YkvA family protein; the encoded protein is MEAEKKPTVIKKLKAWAKRLKQELKALDIALTENLVPWYVKVLIIITLGYALSPIDLIPDFIPILGLLDDLIIIPLLISLITRLVPKEVMAYCREQAEIRKISLKKNWRFALVIVVIWTILAYHIYKLITN